The DNA region caaagctcctcctaattcccacttgttcctcagaagtccacaaatcccccacttttgccctcaaaactctgccaaaacccagttttcctctcaagactacaccacaagcccactttctccccacaacaccatcaaaacccaattctttcctctcagaatctcaccaaaaccccacttttgccctcaacactccaccagaaccttacttttccccttaaaaccccacaaaaactcattttcacctcagacccacaccaaaaacctacttttactctcaaaaattcatcaaatccccactttttcacttcaaactccactaaaaccccttttcttctcaacactccacaaaacccccactttttcattccaaactccagtaaaacccactgttcttctcaacactccacaaaaaaccccacttttcatctgaaaactccaccaaagctccacttttcccctcagaaccccatcaaaaacccaatttcgccctcaaaaccccaccgaacctccacctttccactccagactccaccaaacccccacttttcccctcagaaccccacaaatctccactgttccccctcagcagaacACCAATCccgctcttttctccttaaagctctacaaaaacctttattcccctcagaaccccacaataaaacacttttcccctcaaaactccaccaaacgcccacttttaccctcaaaactccagtaaaacccactgttgccctcaaaactctgcccaaacccatttttcccctcagaaccacaccaaaaacttacttttaccctcaaaaatcctccaaatcgccacttgttcactcacaactccactaaaaccccttttcttctcaacactccacaaaacccccacttttcccctcagagctccactcaaatcccacttgtatctcacaagtccaccaaacccctacttttcccctcaacactccaccaaaaccccacttttcccctccaagctcctccaaattccacttgttcctcagaaattcacaaaacccctcacttttcctctcaaaactccacctttcccctcagaacgccattaaaaacccactttgccccgccgcccctccccatccccgccccccgcagcgggcacctggccgggcttcctccgctgctcccggacaaaagccgcttcccagctcttcagcagggccttgacctcccgctgccgctccatggcgtgcggagcggggccgttccccggcccggggcgatccgagacctcccggagccgcgcagggaccgcagcgtctggggctcagatcgaacttcccgctgccgccgcccttcagccaataagaagggaggaagcgatgacagacacggcggcagccaatgggcgggcgaggatggcaggcggcacctagtaacgacgccgggcccgccttccgtggtgaaactctcgctctgattggcggaggggcggtgccggggtgcagtgccaatgcctggaagcgcggccgtgaggggcccggcgggagcggggcggcgggcgggaggtgagctgaggggtccccggggactggggggcgggaggtgagctgaggggtccccggggactgggggggggtgagggcagctgaggggtccccggggactgggggcgtgagggcagctgaggggtccccggggattgggggcgtgagggcagctgaggggtccccggggactgggggagtgtgagggcagctgaggggtccccgggtattgggggggcgtgagggcagctgagggggaccccggggattggggccGTAAGGGCatctgaggggtccccggggattggggggggtgagggcagctgaggggtccccggggattgggggcgtgagggcagctgagggggaccccggggattgagGGGgcatgagggcagctgagggatccccggggattgggggagtgtgagggtagctgagggggaccctggggattgtggggggtgagggcagctgaggggtccccggggattgggggcgtgtgggcagctgagggggatcccggggattggggggcgtgagggcagctgagggggacctcggggattggggggcgtgagggcagctgagggagaccCCGGGGATTAGGGGGTTGAGGACAGAGGaagggtccccggggattggggggggtgagggcagctgaaggggaccccggggatcgagggggggtgagggcagctgaggggggtcaaggggtgtgagggcagcacaggggggcccagggagggaagggggatgTCGGAGATCCTGCTGTAGGCTTCCTttatggggtgctgggggtaccCCTCATTAAGAGGGGTGGGTCATGGGTCCTGCCCTGGAGTTCCCTATTGATGGGGAGCTGGGTTAGGAGTGCTATAGGGTGCCCTATTAATGGAGGATAGGATTAGGAGTGCTATGGGAGGTCCTATTGAGAGAGGGCTGGGTTAAGGGTACCCTATTGATGAGGTGCAGATctaggggtgctgtggggtgccctattgatggggggctggattagaggtgctataggatgccctattgatgggggctggcttaggggtgctatacgatgccctattgatgggggctggcttaggggtgcccTATTGCTACGCGCCTATTGCTGCGCGCCACCCTCCGCTCGCCCTGCGCCCCCCTGCGCCTGCTCTGCCGCGACTTCCACGCCGAGGAGCTCTCCGTCTCCACCGTCGTCTCCCTGCTGGACTCCCTGGAGCCTGCCGCCGTCCGCAGAGTTGTTTCACGCTTCAACAACctggggctggcggggctgtgcgcagtgctgcctcacctcgGCCGCTTCCCCGCGCTGcgcagcctcaagctgccctaCAGCAACGTGGACGTGCGCCGCACAGCCCCCGGGCACGGACGCCGGCATCCGCTGCTTGGCCGCTCACCTCCGGGCCTTGCCTGCCCTCAAGGAACTCGATTTGTACTCCTCCAGGCTTTCTGGGAgactcaggcagctcctggggtaaGCTGCccgctgggggagggaccccaaaaccttcacacgctgcagcgggagggaatgtgtgtgtgtgggggggtggcATTGGGGCATCACCCACATCCTGTGGGGGCAGATTTAAGAGGGGCTGGAGTCCATCGGTAGCTCTGCACTACCTCAGGGggtggtctcagggggttttggggagagggtttggaaggtttggcatttgccctgtgagcaaagatttaagaggggatggagtcccacagcagctctgcctcggctcagggggctggtctcagggggttttggggggaaggtttggcatttgccccgtgggcaaagatttaagaggagatgggagtcccacagcagctctgcctcggcTCAGGGGAggcataaaagaggggtttggggtgcctgaagatgttttgggcagcctcagggtgttttggggttggggtttggcATTGGGGAACTGTCTACACCCTGTGGGCAAAGATTTAAaaggggatggagtcccacagcagctctgccttggctcAGGGGGTTTTAGGGGAGTTGCCCAGTTTGGCACTGTGCAACTGTCTACACTTATGAGGAGATGgagtcccagagcagctctgcctcagctcaggggTCTGGTCTCAGGAGGTTGGGGATACCTCACGGGGGTTGGGGGAGACTGTGGGGGAgctgagggattttgggggatcctgggggtggaatttgggcagcctcagggttTTAGGGGTCTGTGGCTGGTTTGGGGAGGGCCTCAGGGGATTTGGAGGTGGGGGAGCCTcgtggtggtttgggggtgctttgggggttcCCCACTCACTCTGCCACCCCACCCTGTCCTCCCAGCGGGCTGCAGACTCCCCTGGAGAGTCTGGCGCtggccttctgctgcctgctcccctccgACCTCATCTTCCTGTCCTCGAGCCTCCACgcgccctccctgctccagctggacCTGAGCGGCCACAACTTCACGTCCCCCAGACTCCTGCAACCCTTGCGGACGCTGCTGGAAGCCGCTTCGTGctcgctgctgcagctggagatgctggagtgtcAGCTGGGGGAcgcggagctggagctgctgctgccggcgcTGCGCCGCTGACGCCGCCTGCGCTGCCTCGGTCTCCTCGGCACCCCCCTGAGCCCGGCGGCGCTGGGCGGCCTGGCCCGGCCCTGCGCGGCCCTGCCCGACCTGCGCCTCGTGGGCTActcgcagccgccgcggggctcCGGCCACCACACCCCCacgcagggggaggagggtttcCCGGCGGAGCTGTGCCGGCTGCTGGCGAGCGCGGGTAGAGCAGACGCCGTGTGGGCGACCAGCCTCCAGCGCTACGGAGCCATCGACTACTTCAGCTTGTAGCATCCCCCCCCCAGGGAAGCTTCACCTCGGG from Colius striatus isolate bColStr4 unplaced genomic scaffold, bColStr4.1.hap1 scaffold_109, whole genome shotgun sequence includes:
- the LOC133629052 gene encoding leucine-rich repeat-containing protein 14-like; this translates as MSEILLGALLLRAYCCAPPSARPAPPCACSAATSTPRSSPSPPSSPCWTPWSLPPSAELFHASTTWGWRGCAQCCLTSAASPRCAASSCPTATWTCAAQPPGTDAGIRCLAAHLRALPALKELDLYSSRLSGRLRQLLGGLQTPLESLALAFCCLLPSDLIFLSSSLHAPSLLQLDLSGHNFTSPRLLQPLRTLLEAASCSLLQLEMLECQLGDAELELLLPALRR